The genome window GTTCCTATTTCTTCTACGTTTTTAATCATTGCATCAACATAACGTTCCTCTACACTTTCGGCATTGACCAATGGTTCTGCGGCCATTGAAATTGCATGATGCCAATCTAAACTTTCGGAAGTAAAATGAATCATGTCTTCTGTTAATAATTCTGAAAGCATTGGTGAATACCTACCTTTATTAGATTTTTTAAAGTATAACTTATCGACGAGCTCTGAAAATAACTTTTCTTCGTCTTTTATCTCTGCATGTTTTTTAATAATTCCCATTAGTTTATCTACAGATATAAGGCTGTAGTCCAACCTAGGAAAATCTGTTGCAACTGCCTGTAAAAGGTAATTCTTTTCTACTTGTGAAAGTAATGGCTTCAATAGATATGCCGGCTTAGTAGAATCAACCTCCACAGTTGAAAAGATTAAATCATAACTCGATTTTGCTACATTAGCTATTTCCTCTGCAGAGTGTATGCTTGTAAAATTGATCATAGGAAACATCTCATTAAGCTGTGCCTTTAGCATTAGTGAGGTACTTATGCCATTTGCGCAAACAATTAAGCCATTTAAATGTTCATTTCTTGGCTTTTTATCCTTTTCAAGATAACTTCCAAAATGCAGTGTAAAATATCCTACCTCGTCCTCACTAATCTTCTTCCCAGTCCACATTGACAATGGCGCTAGCGCAGTTTTTACAAATTGAAATAAATAAGCATAATCTTGCTTAATTCTAGTTGCCATAGGATTCACTAATGGTATACCAAAAGATATTCTAAAAAATGCGGGAACTAAGTGATTGTATAGACTTTTTAGTAAGTAATGTTTATCCTCAATCGGTAATAATGTGACTCGTTCAAATTCTTCAATGATTCGTTCTGCAAGCTCTACTAAGGATGGATTCTCTTCAATAGAAACCTCCTGTAACGCAATTAGTAATTGGATTGTTACATAGTAGCTTTCAGCCTCACCACCTTTAGTAAATAATTGGTTTGCTAAGCTTTTACCAAATTCAAATAGTTTTTGTCTTTCAATAAATCTTTTCTCAAATTCTTTAAATACTAATGAATCATTTTTCTTTCTTATCCTCACAAAAGTAAGATTCCAAATCATTTCTGCTTTCCTGCTTTTTACAAGATCGATATCCTTTTCTACTAAAAATTCATCCAATATTTGCTGAGTCAAAACGAGATAATTTTCACATCCCCATGTTCTCAGTACGAGTAGAAGGATTTCTTTCCCAAGGTCCTCTGACAATAATGTATTAATACAATACAAAGCTAATTTTCGTTTATCCAATTCATTACCCGAGAGGTGGTAACCTTCCGCTCTTGTGTAAATAATTTGGATATTCCATTCCTCACACAGCTCTCTTACTCTTTTTACATCTGCTAGTGCAGTATTCTTACTGACACCAACAAGCAATTGGTAATGATAATTGGAGACAGTTTCTTGTCGAATAAAAGTGTATAAGTATATAAGATAAACCCTGTCTAATTCGGAAAATACAAATTGATTTGGATTTAGTTTTAAAGCAATTCCAGATTTGTATACCTCTAGCAAAGCTTCATCAATAATAAATATATTGTTATCCTGTTTTACAGTCGGCAGGTTAAGACTAGCCAGAGCATCATTCATTTTTTCAAAATCATAATTGAACTGTCGCTCTGTTAAATTTGATTTCC of Oceanobacillus zhaokaii contains these proteins:
- a CDS encoding BglG family transcription antiterminator, producing the protein MFDLRSYSLFKEIMNHDQVTKAEVMRKSNLTERQFNYDFEKMNDALASLNLPTVKQDNNIFIIDEALLEVYKSGIALKLNPNQFVFSELDRVYLIYLYTFIRQETVSNYHYQLLVGVSKNTALADVKRVRELCEEWNIQIIYTRAEGYHLSGNELDKRKLALYCINTLLSEDLGKEILLLVLRTWGCENYLVLTQQILDEFLVEKDIDLVKSRKAEMIWNLTFVRIRKKNDSLVFKEFEKRFIERQKLFEFGKSLANQLFTKGGEAESYYVTIQLLIALQEVSIEENPSLVELAERIIEEFERVTLLPIEDKHYLLKSLYNHLVPAFFRISFGIPLVNPMATRIKQDYAYLFQFVKTALAPLSMWTGKKISEDEVGYFTLHFGSYLEKDKKPRNEHLNGLIVCANGISTSLMLKAQLNEMFPMINFTSIHSAEEIANVAKSSYDLIFSTVEVDSTKPAYLLKPLLSQVEKNYLLQAVATDFPRLDYSLISVDKLMGIIKKHAEIKDEEKLFSELVDKLYFKKSNKGRYSPMLSELLTEDMIHFTSESLDWHHAISMAAEPLVNAESVEERYVDAMIKNVEEIGTYIHVGKGIAIPHARPEEGVKEIGMSFLRTKKPVLLLDKEEHAIDVFICIAAVDNESHLKALASLTKILADDTLLREIKEAETSEQIIEIIKKGEN